One window of the Saccopteryx bilineata isolate mSacBil1 chromosome 2, mSacBil1_pri_phased_curated, whole genome shotgun sequence genome contains the following:
- the EEF1AKMT3 gene encoding EEF1A lysine methyltransferase 3 codes for MADLCPYPTSEPESVFPREVGLFADYFSEKSRFCFCGHVLSITQNFGSRLGVAARVWDAALSMCNYFENQNVDFRDKKVIELGAGTGIVGILAALQGGDVTITDLPLALEQIQGNVQANVPAGGRVQVRALSWGIDQHVFPGDYDLVLGADIVYLEPTFPLLLGTFRHLCGPRGTIYLASKVREEHGTESFFQHLLPQYFQLELAWRDEDKNVNIYRARHREPRPA; via the exons ATGGCGGACCTCTGCCCATATCCTACATCCGAACCCGAATCGGTGTTCCCGCGGGAGGTCGGGCTCTTCGCTGACTATTTCTCGGAGAAGAGTCGGTTCTGTTTCTGTGGGCACGTGCTGAGCATCACACAGAACTTCGGGTCTCGCCTCGGGGTGGCAGCGCGCGTGTGGGATGCG gCTCTGAGCATGTGCAACTATTTCGAAAATCAAAATGTGGATTTCAGAGACAAGAAGGTGATCGAACTGGGCGCGGGGACCGGCATCGTGGGGATCTTGGCAGCGCTGCAGG gagGTGATGTTACCATCACTGACCTGCCCCTGGCCCTAGAACAGATCCAGGGCAACGTCCAGGCCAATGTGCCAGCTGGAGGCCGGGTCCAGGTGCGTGCCTTGTCCTGGGGGATTGACCAGCATGTCTTCCCTGGCGACTATGACCTGGTGCTGGGGGCTGATATCGTGTATCTGGAGCCTACCTTTCCACTGCTGCTAGGGACTTTCCGACACCTGTGCGGGCCCCGTGGCACCATCTATCTGGCCTCCAAGGTGAGAGAGGAGCATGGGACGGAGAGCTTCTTTCAGCACCTCCTGCCCCAGTATTTCCAACTGGAGCTTGCCTGGCGGGATGAGGATAAGAATGTCAACATCTATAGGGCCAGACACAGAGAACCAAGACCTGCTTGA